From Deltaproteobacteria bacterium, the proteins below share one genomic window:
- a CDS encoding CaiB/BaiF CoA-transferase family protein has product MSKPILDGVKVLDLSHMYPGTLCTWLLAALGAEILKVEEPGAVRSGAPYLNQGKRSITLNLKTGAGREIVHALVKRSDIVVEGFRPGVARRLRVDYDTFRELNPRLVYCSISSFGQTGPSVAYSAHDINFLALSGMLGIGREPGRRPLPPAAQVADVAGGGYPALTAILAAYIGVLREGEGRYIDISMFDWTLLLVARYLMLDPPPRRSSPEVKREHATLAGTAACYDTYEAADGGFVSLAALGPKQWGLLCKALGLERYAGAAFDAKQAPRIKAAMRRTFKTRPRAEWVALLRNDYGLSVAPVYEPEEVLEDPHVRFRKTLVRRKGTGAVEFTPPFWFAGTRRPGGKICRVGQHTGAVLKELGYTPAQVRALRKTSAI; this is encoded by the coding sequence ATGTCCAAACCCATCCTCGACGGCGTCAAGGTCCTCGACCTGAGCCACATGTACCCGGGCACGCTGTGCACTTGGCTCCTGGCGGCCCTGGGCGCGGAGATCCTGAAGGTGGAGGAGCCCGGCGCGGTGCGCTCGGGCGCGCCGTACCTCAACCAGGGCAAGAGGAGCATCACGCTCAACCTCAAGACCGGCGCTGGACGCGAGATCGTCCATGCTTTGGTCAAGCGGTCGGACATCGTGGTGGAAGGCTTCAGGCCGGGGGTCGCGCGCCGGCTCCGGGTGGACTACGACACCTTTCGGGAGCTGAACCCGAGGCTCGTCTACTGCTCCATTTCCAGCTTCGGCCAGACCGGCCCTTCGGTGGCGTACTCGGCCCACGACATCAACTTCCTGGCCCTGAGCGGCATGCTCGGCATCGGCCGGGAGCCGGGCCGACGGCCGTTGCCGCCCGCGGCCCAGGTGGCGGACGTGGCCGGCGGCGGCTACCCGGCCCTGACCGCCATCCTTGCCGCCTACATCGGCGTGCTGCGGGAAGGGGAGGGACGCTACATCGACATCTCCATGTTCGACTGGACGCTGCTATTGGTGGCGCGGTACCTGATGCTCGATCCGCCGCCGCGCCGGTCAAGCCCGGAGGTCAAGCGCGAACATGCCACCCTGGCCGGCACCGCCGCTTGCTACGACACCTACGAGGCGGCGGACGGCGGGTTCGTGTCGCTGGCCGCCTTGGGGCCCAAGCAGTGGGGGCTCCTGTGCAAGGCCCTCGGGCTGGAACGGTATGCCGGCGCCGCCTTCGACGCGAAGCAAGCCCCGCGCATCAAGGCGGCCATGCGCCGCACCTTCAAGACCCGTCCGCGGGCCGAATGGGTGGCGTTGCTCCGGAACGACTACGGCCTGTCCGTGGCGCCGGTGTACGAGCCCGAGGAGGTCCTGGAAGACCCGCACGTGCGTTTCCGCAAGACGCTGGTGCGGCGGAAGGGGACCGGTGCCGTGGAGTTCACGCCGCCGTTCTGGTTCGCGGGGACGCGCAGGCCCGGAGGGAAGATCTGCCGGGTAGGTCAGCACACGGGGGCGGTACTCAAGGAGCTCGGCTACACTCCCGCGCAGGTCCGGGCGCTGCGCAAGACAAGCGCCATTTGA